A single Pieris rapae chromosome 2, ilPieRapa1.1, whole genome shotgun sequence DNA region contains:
- the LOC110996519 gene encoding uncharacterized protein LOC110996519, whose product MNTREELRFEKIFKTMLKALWLNKSHPNIPRDMKWFFHFFITYGTFALGMSFAAYSTFFHDMKDRNISQACYHGVLIVIFTVVSLYQFVMGWHRFRFQDLISQIKEDYDQAKQCAIEDYNVVLAYAKRGKMILNIWIALLIFCVTIHQLSAILPMVHIAITTGKFQCVHLYNLTYPGDLEHWKHKTSVCLTLFSLFTYVYIYAVIMYIAVAAFGPILMLHGCGQLELVRRRIANTYSKRNKGFEVKNLKLAAKHLFVTYNFLKKTNESLQMFHEIIFKAVIVILPFLFYQLKEGNTNREMNIEMIGFVLGAALLCGLPCYFGDLLLEKTNDIKMALYSCGWEHHIEKEPRTLILLLMIRVSRPVGLSTLFLDICLEQLTDIIRQAYALFNLFIAVLD is encoded by the exons ATGAATACTCGTGAAGAGTTACGCTtcgagaaaatatttaaaaccatGCTAAAAGCACTGTGGTTAAACAAATCTCATCCGAATATACCACGAGACATGAAATggttttttcatttttttattacgtatgGAACATTCGCGCTTGGTATGAGTTTCGCTGCTTATAGTACATTTTTTCACGATATGAAGGATAGAAACATTAGTCAGGCCTGTTATCACGgagttttaattgttatttttactgtCGTCTCCTTATATCAATTTGTCATGGGGTGGCATCGATTTCGCTTTCAAGATTTAATAAGTCAAATTAAAGAAGACTACGATCAGGCCAAACAATGTGCTATTGAAGACTACAATGTAGTATTAGCTTATGCTAAAAGGGGTAAAATGATTCTGAACATTTGGATTGCTTTGCTGATCTTTTGTGTTACTATACATCAGTTAAGCGCGATTTTGCCAATGGTTCACATTGCAATAACGACGGGAAAGTTTCAATGTGTTCATCTGTATAATTTAACCTATCCTGGAGATTTGGAGCATTGGAAACATAAAACATCGGTGTGTTTAACACTGTTTTCACTATttacttatgtatatatatatgcagttataatgtatatagcTGTTGCGGCGTTCGGACCAATTTTAATGTTGCACGGATGTGGTCAACTCGAGCTAGTGAGACGAAGAATTGCGAATACATATTCTAAACGAAACAAGGGTTTTGAGGTGAAAAATCTCAAATTGGCTGCTAAACATCTCTTCGTgacatataa ttttttgaaaaaaacaaatgagagCTTGCAAATGTTTCACGAAATCATTTTTAAGGCTGTGATCGTTATTTTGCCGTTTCTCTTTTATCAACTTAAGGAG GGTAATACAAATCGGGAAATGAACATTGAAATGATAGGATTCGTATTAGGAGCCGCATTATTATGCGGCCTTCCTTGTTACTTCGGCGATCTGCTTTTGGAAaag accaatgatataaaaatggcTCTATATTCATGTGGTTGGGAGCATCACATAGAGAAAGAACCACGAACATTAATCTTATTACTCATGATCCGCGTAAGCCGGCCAGTTGGCCTTAGCACTTTGTTTCTCGATATCTGCCTTGAACAATTGACTGAC attattCGACAAGCTTATGCTctatttaatctttttattgCTGTCTTGGACTAG
- the LOC110996486 gene encoding putative odorant receptor 92a, which translates to MSDLNLIFYKQFKITTMAMRFNRSWPYGKRSILCKIQVFVSYFVSIVTLFFLLYSMIFYDFPDEEYGEVVKNGIIVIVSTSVIIKFFILTHHRESLVNLIKIVQNDYEEAKQFNINDKTIILDYAQKGKDICKIWIVIAAGASMMFPIKAIVLMAYYTYKEEFKLVPIFDMHYPDVINAHKYEPKIYILLFLLIFPFDCFAGTMYVAFDPLVPIFMLHMCGQLQLLSQRITRLFSQNEADIKDNLRIINIKLQSIYSFLETVQNIFTVQYEYNLKTTTFLIPFAFFQIIQSLKNREFNLEFVFFFVGAILHFYIPCYYSDMLMEKSGKMREAIYSSGWEHNANIKSRKMILFMLTRTTMPLVIRTIFYPICLDTFAKMTRHSYTIYNLMNAAWG; encoded by the exons ATGAgcgacttaaatttaattttctataaacaatttaaaatcacaACAATGGCAATGAGATTCAATAGATCCTGGCCGTATGGAAAACGTAGTATATTGTGTAAAATCCAAGTTTTTGTTTCGTATTTCGTCAGCATTGTTACCTTGTTTTTCCTTCTTTACTCTATGATTTTTTACGACTTTCCGGACGAAGAGTATGGCGAAGTGGTCAAGAACGGGATCATTGTAATTGTATCGACTTCAGTGATAATCAAGTTTTTTATACTAACACATCACCGAGAATctcttgtaaatttaattaaaatcgtaCAGAACGATTATGAGGAAGCGAAGCAATTTAACATTAACGATAAAACTATCATTTTGGACTACGCTCAAAAGGGGAAGGACATTTGCAAAATCTGGATAGTTATTGCTGCGGGCGCTAGCATGATGTTTCCTATTAAGGCTATAGTTCTAATGGCATATTATACTTACAAGGAAGAATTTAAACTAGTCCCTATATTTGATATGCATTACCCAGATGTTATTAATGCTCATAAGTATGAACCAAAGATTTACATTttgctttttcttttaatcttTCCGTTTGATTGTTTCGCTGGGACCATGTACGTAGCATTTGATCCCCTTGTTCCTATATTTATGTTGCACATGTGTGGCCAGCTGCAACTGCTAAGCCAACGAATTACGCGGTTGTTCTCCCAAAATGAGGCGGATATAAAAGACAATTTGagaatcataaatataaagctGCAGTCGATATATAG ttttttggAAACCgttcaaaatatattcacCGTACAATATGAATACaacttaaaaacaacaacCTTTTTAATACCATTTGCTTTTTTTCAAATCATTCAG TCTCTGAAAAATCGTGAATTCAATTTGGAGTTCGTTTTCTTCTTTGTTGGGGCTattctacatttttatattccgTGCTACTACAGCGATATGCTCATGGAGAAG AGTGGAAAAATGCGGGAGGCAATATATTCCAGCGGCTGGGAGCATAATGCAAACATAAAAAGCagaaaaatgatattattcaTGTTGACCAGGACTACAATGCCGCTCGTTATCCGTACAATATTTTACCCCATTTGTCTTGACACATTTGCAAAG ATGACTCGTCATTCTTATACCATTTACAATTTGATGAACGCTGCATGGggataa
- the LOC123689764 gene encoding uncharacterized protein LOC123689764 — protein sequence MHVSDWMPTLLKAAGATPPEDIDGIDLWESITSNKSSKRNVIFEIDDYTGSAAIIEDEFKLVLGTIVTEYCNHKGRELKGLTCDPPTYKKALTESAIYSVITEMDKRFLFNIVQVP from the exons ATGCACGTATCCGACTGGATGCctacattattaaaagcagCTGGTGCAACTCCACCAGAGGATATTGATGGCATTGATCTATGGGAAAGTATCACCTCTAATAAGTCTTCCAAACGCAATGTCATATTCGAAATCGATGACTACACCGGATCCGCTGCTATCATTGAGGACgagtttaaattagttttaggAACAATTGTGACTGAATATTGTAATCACAAAGGAAGAGAACTCAAAGGACTCACTTGTGATCCTCCCACATATAAAAAAGCTCTTACCGAGAGTGCTATATATTCCGTCATAACTGAAATGG ATAAACGGTTCCTGTTTAACATAGTGCAGGTTCCTTGA